In Leishmania braziliensis MHOM/BR/75/M2904 complete genome, chromosome 14, the following are encoded in one genomic region:
- a CDS encoding protein phosphatase 2C-like protein, with the protein MLRKGRKGNNSSSAASGGAAPSRSALREVSIQQALAALPPAASRANLLYQCYDTLCAPSNAMFLSPSNAGGGDKQRPVGMTGALAAGAAAGKANHVRRGVSIAGFNGAQGHSSAQTTALTRVTKQQQQQQPGSNGARGPPLPPAPVARGGESYANENKRLAISDPLPYSARQRQKDGNGGGGVNGYTTAHRKAVGTTRGGAEPHDTPDLSARRGSDSALYSETGTGRRRALSPPRTHEDVKEILPRLRPLREVGHSGSVSRLCSPPPRLLADHHDTTTGDTLNTLRTIVGNSSICVDDREKEKQREVLSAPPTSSTIIPSSYSPRPVGDQLRLLRRHSSQGSARGNNGMATRAAGGLFTLESVAGGTGDTSTASIETRRNVKRGAAAVVAAAVAQRGIGEMDSKSADDCSRTNVRRAPHSVEAEQRGHNDGETRGEASDSDKLFGSTQTLFSLRSGAERGNAMNAGAQPTPPPAPATVPSSRTRNRANSANSGPGCAENELPVYKFNVVLSSGRTTTVPISLIVGSGCVQGMRPTMEDAHFAVLNAAHVRGQPVSLLAVLDGHCGRRVADLGAKWLPHYVLHHAALGENNALALVESILQTDREIFHTLQAKSQLNEQHKAGRGIGRRRHDVEEEMFDEMASGTNGGSTLIAAAVCGRMLYVACLGDARAVLYDGHTTIAMSEDHKPGNTTESRRIAKCGGFVQFGRVCGILAVSRALGDFEFKFQPSSALDVKGEEKLSTNFPFGVLRDSDLKGSAAPPSPSHCRRFISNRDLMVSNIADVRQLHLTDASAFLLLACDGLWDVLSNEEATEFVRDFLCYTPDVCDPHILSGVKSRPSPDVVQRVLNNCCQKLAEFAVDRGSMDNVSVMVLFFHDVVDTVARFSGRVPSPAKVGEGSSSASHQPHSLRDLGRSNSRNSAPSAFQLTNSQLKVRNGRIVAQR; encoded by the coding sequence ATGCTCCGAAAAGGTCGAAaaggcaacaacagcagcagcgctgccagcggcggcgctgccccgTCGCGAAGCGCCTTGCGGGAGGTATCGATTCAGCAGGCCCTGGCGGCGTTGCCCCCTGCAGCGAGTCGCGCCAACCTGCTCTATCAGTGCTACGACACCTTGTGCGCGCCGAGTAACGCGATGTTTCTGTCTCCTTCGAACGCCGGCGGAGGTGACAAGCAGCGTCCCGTGGGTATGACGGGCGctctcgctgctggtgcggcagctggcaAGGCCAACCACGTCAGGCGAGGCGTAAGCATTGCTGGCTTCAATGGAGCGCAGGGGCACAGTAGCGCGCAGACGACGGCGCTAACGAGGGTCaccaagcagcagcagcagcagcagcctggCAGCAACGGAGCGCGtgggccaccgctgccgccagcgccggTTGCCCGGGGAGGCGAGAGCTACGCTAATGAGAATAAGCGCCTCGCCATTTCAGACCCACTTCCCTACTCGGCACGACAACGGCAGAAagacggcaacggcggcggcggtgtcaaCGGCTACACAACAGCTCATCGTAAGGCTGTGGGTACCACACGGGGCGGGGCCGAGCCGCACGATACTCCTGACCTCAGCGCTCGCAGGGGCAGCGATAGCGCACTGTACAGCGAAACTGGCACGGGCCGCCGACGTGCCTTGTCGCCGCCACGGACACACGAAGACGTGAAAGAAATCCTGCCCCGGCTGCGTCCACTTCGCGAGGTTGGGCATAGTGGCAGCGTGAGCAGGCTCTGCAGTCCACCACCACGGCTTTTGGCCGACCACCACGACACAACCACCGGTGACACGCTGAACACCTTGCGCACCATAgtgggcaacagcagcatATGTGTGGACGacagggaaaaggagaagcagcgcgaggTACTCAGCGCACCGCCGACGTCGTCGACAATAATTCCATCTAGCTACTCACCACGCCCGGTGGGAGATCAGCTGCGTCTACTCcgtcgccacagcagccaaGGAAGCGCGCGCGGAAACAACGGTATGGCGACCCGGGCTGCCGGCGGACTATTTACCTTGGAGAGCGTAGCTGGTGGCACTGGCGATACCAGTACCGCGTCGATCGAGACCCGGCGCAACGTGAAGCGTGGGGCGGCCGCAGtagtcgcggcggcggtggcgcagcgtgGCATTGGTGAGATGGACAGCAAGTCGGCGGATGACTGCAGCAGGACCAATGTGAGGAGGGCGCCGCACAGCGTTGAGGCTGAGCAACGGGGGCACAACGATGGTGAAACGCGAGGTGAGGCGTCTGACTCCGACAAACTGTTTGGCAGCACGCAGACGCTCTTCTCGCTGCGGTCAGGTGCGGAAAGAGGCAACGCCATGAATGCTGGCGCACAACCAAccccgccgccggcgccagCGACCGTTCCATCGTCGCGCACGCGCAACCGCGCCAACAGCGCCAACAGCGGACCGGGGTGCGCCGAAAATGAGCTCCCTGTCTACAAGTTCAATGTCgtgctcagcagcggcaggacgACGACAGTCCCTATATCGCTTATCGttggcagcggctgcgtgcaAGGGATGCGACCAACCATGGAGGATGCTCACTTCGCTGTCCTCAACGCAGCCCACGTTCGCGGTCAGCCCGTCTCGCTTCTTGCCGTGCTGGACGGCCACTGCGGACGGCGGGTGGCCGACCTCGGAGCCAAGTGGCTGCCTCACTACGTACTGCATCACGCCGCCCTTGGCGAGAATAACGCGCTGGCGCTTGTGGAGTCCATCCTGCAGACGGACCGTGAGATCTTCCACACTCTTCAGGCAAAGAGTCAGCTAAACGAGCAGCACAAGGCGGGCCGCGGCATCGGACGTCGACGCCacgacgtggaggaggaaatgTTCGACGAAATGGCGAGCGGGACGAACGGCGGGTCGACACTGATTGCAGCCGCCGTGTGTGGCCGGATGCTGTACGTGGCGTGCCTCGGCGACGCCCGAGCTGTGCTCTACGACGGACACACCACGATCGCCATGAGCGAAGATCACAAGCCTGGCAATACGACCGAGTCCCGTCGCATTGCCAAATGTGGCGGTTTCGTGCAGTTTGGCCGTGTGTGCGGTATTCTCGCGGTGAGCCGCGCCCTGGGCGATTTCGAGTTTAAGTTTCAGCCGTCGTCGGCGCTCGATGTGAAGGGCGAGGAGAAACTGTCGACGAACTTTCCGTTCGGCGTCCTCCGCGACAGCGACTTGAAGGGGTCAgccgcgccaccgtcgccctcgcactgccgccgcttcATCTCGAATCGGGACTTGATGGTGAGCAACATAGCCGACGTCCGACAACTGCATCTTACTGACGCCTCCGCTTTCTTACTCCTCGCCTGTGATGGGCTATGGGACGTGCTGAGTAACGAGGAGGCCACCGAGTTTGTGCGCGACTTTCTGTGCTACACACCGGACGTTTGCGACCCGCACATTCTCTCCGGGGTGAAGTCGCGCCCCTCCCCAGACGTGGTACAGCGTGTCCTTAATAACTGCTGTCAGAAGCTCGCTGAGTTCGCTGTGGATCGCGGCAGCATGGACAACGTCTCTGTGATGGTACTCTTCTTCCACGATGTCGTTGACACCGTCGCACGCTTCAGCGGACGGGTGCCGTCCCCAGCGAAGGTGGGTGAAGGCTCCAGTAGCGCTTCCCATCAGCCCCACTCTCTGCGCGACTTGGGCAGGTCCAATTCGCGCAACTCTGCACCGTCGGCCTTCCAGCTGACAAACAGCCAGCTGAAAGTGCGCAATGGCCGCATTGTCGCGCAGCGGTAG
- a CDS encoding putative glutathione synthetase: MATTATTTAATAADDILEGLPSEEELAAKCLQLGLAMRQPPTYHVTHPALSLRPLPMKVEVLRELYGLQLLWNEAINRTARNFEFLRDSMRSTAESDRDFTGRLLSILERVYMTTPDRAKAPVYQPLMLGIFRSDYMSSADSESSSPVSPAEAAASVTLSGAAAAAVATETARQWKNIEFNTISCSFAGLSPLVQQFHAYLQKFREADMNAGAAADLEHVEASSPSTSSVVAASPHQHASAYVPDQMHNSAVQVPAALAKAVAAWRSAVPCAGFLRQYQHRTGVRLKPIVLVVVQKNEMNTADQYKLLLELLETHRVLSLRRTLAELHETMRLEHANLGESSCNHSTETKEVVSEQLQPPFLVVEGKYVVAVTYFRSTYVPQDLPTDAAWQTREWIEESNAVKCPSIPYHLMTFKKMQQLMSNVSEVLAPVSFAGDQQKAAALAEHFVPQYSLNNDEYGRSVKNQQCNDKDKVIDDPEYWIADAVEHLERYVLKPQLEGGGNLIAGEAMQRLLRDTKSDDPLYQKIRREYILMRKIHCPVMKGIFFRQNQIHVVESNVSSELGIYGVTLSSDANQYIMNEAAGSVVRAKPADVADGGVMAGIAALDSVQLIDEAPHEVAWSGASAVADERYP, encoded by the coding sequence ATggctaccaccgccaccaccacagctgcgacagctgcCGACGATATCCTCGAGGGTCTTccaagcgaggaggagctcgcAGCCAAGTGCCTTCAGTTGGGACTTGCCATGCGTCAGCCCCCCACTTACCACGTCACCCATCCTGCCTTGTCCCTGCGTCCCCTCCCCATGAAGGTGGAagtgctgcgcgagctgtacggcctccagctcctgtgGAATGAAGCGATTAACCGCACGGCGCGCAACTTTGAGTTCTTGCGTGACTCGATGCGGTCGACAGCAGAGAGTGATCGCGACTTCACAGGCCGGCTGCTCTCCATCCTGGAGAGGGTGTACATGACCACCCCTGACAGGGCCAAGGCTCCGGTATACCAGCCGCTAATGTTGGGCATCTTCCGCTCCGACTACATGAGCTCCGCTGACTCTGAGAGCAGCAGTCCCGTCTCCCCTGCTGAGGCCGCGGCCTCGGTGACGCTGTctggtgcggcggcagcggcggttgCGACAGAGACGGCGCGACAGTGGAAGAACATCGAGTTCAACACCATCAGCTGCTCCTTCGCCGGGCTCTCCCCGCTGGTCCAGCAGTTCCATGCTTACCTCCAGAAGTTCCGCGAGGCTGACATGAACGCCGGGGCTGCGGCGGACCTCGAGCACGTCGAGGCGTCCTCGCCCTCCACGTCATCCGTCGTGGCCGCCTCGCCGCACCAACACGCGTCCGCGTACGTGCCGGACCAAATGCATAACTCGGCAGTGCAGGTGCCGGCGGCACTTGCCAAGGCGGTCGCTGCTTGGCGCAGTGCTGTCCCCTGCGCAGGCTTCCTTCGCCAGTATCAGCACCGCACGGGTGTCAGGCTGAAGCCGATTGTGCTCGTCGTTGTGCAAAAAAACGAGATGAACACGGCTGATCAGTACAAGCTGCTCCTGGAGCTTCTCGAGACTCACCGTGTGTTAAGTCTGAGGCGCACACTCGCTGAGCTGCATGAAACGATGCGACTTGAGCACGCTAACCTTGGTGAAAGCAGCTGCAATCACAGCACGGAGACCAAGGAAGTCGTgagcgagcagctgcagccgcccTTCTTGGTTGTGGAGGGGAAGTACGTCGTAGCGGTGACCTACTTCCGCAGCACCTACGTGCCGCAGGACCTGCCTACGGATGCAGCATGGCAGACGCGGGAGTGGATCGAGGAGTCCAACGCGGTCAAGTGCCCGAGCATACCGTACCACCTGATGACCTTTAAGaagatgcagcagctcatgTCGAATGTGtcggaggtgctggcgccggTGAGCTTCGCTGGTGACCAGCAGAAAGCCGCTGCCTTGGCGGAACATTTTGTACCGCAGTACTCGCTGAATAACGATGAGTATGGCCGGTCTGTCAAGAATCAGCAGTGCAACGACAAGGATAAGGTGATCGACGACCCGGAGTACTGGATCGCTGACGCGGTGGAGCACCTAGAGCGGTATGTGCTGAAGCCGCAGCTtgagggcggcggcaaccTCATCGCTGGCGAAGCCATGCAGCGCTTGCTGCGTGATACGAAGAGCGACGACCCACTCTACCAGAAGATCCGGCGTGAGTACATATTGATGCGCAAAATTCACTGCCCGGTGATGAAGGGAATTTTTTTCCGGCAGAATCAAATCCACGTGGTGGAGAGCAATGTGAGCTCGGAGCTTGGCATCTACGGCGTCACCCTGTCATCCGATGCAAATCAGTACATCATGAACGAAGCCGCTGGCAGCGTGGTGCGGGCGAAGCCGGCAGATGTCGCCGACGGTGGCGTAATGGCTGGCATAGCTGCTTTGGACAGCGTCCAGCTGATCGATGAGGCGCCGCATGAAGTTGCCTGGTCTGGTGCCAGCGCGGTCGCTGATGAACGCTATCCCTAG